Proteins encoded within one genomic window of Calonectris borealis chromosome 1, bCalBor7.hap1.2, whole genome shotgun sequence:
- the MAPK12 gene encoding mitogen-activated protein kinase 12, protein MSSPKNGFYRQEITKTLWEVRDRYRDLQPVGSGAYGAVCSAVDGRSGTKVAIKKLYRPFQSELFAKRAYRELRLLKHMKHENVIGILDVFTPDVTLEKFNDFYLVMPFMGTDLSKIMKHEKLTEDRIQFLVYQMLKGLKYIHSSGIIHRDLKPGNLAVNEDCELKILDFGLARHTDSEMTGYVVTRWYRAPEVILNWMHYTQTVDIWSVGCIMAEMITGRPLFKGNDHLDQLTEIMKITGTPTQDFVQKLQSQDAKNYIRSLPKVQKKDFASILKYANPLAVNLLEKMLVLDAEKRVTAAEALMHPYFEPIHDPEEEIEAEKYDDTFDNMDLPLDEWKRITYKEILNFKPPQTSESKETAV, encoded by the exons ATGTCCTCCCCCAAGAACGGCTTCTACCGGCAGGAGATCACCAAGACCCTCTGGGAAGTGCGGGACCGCTACCGGGACCTGCAGCCGGTGGGGTCCGGCGCCTACGGAGCCGTCTG CTCAGCCGTCGATGGAAGAAGTGGTACCAAAGTGGCCATTAAGAAATTGTACCGCCCGTTTCAGTCTGAACTCTTTGCCAAACGAGCCTACCGAGAGCTGCGCCTCCTGAAACACATGAAGCACGAAAAC GTCATTGGAATATTGGATGTGTTCACACCAGATGTAACACTGGAGAAGTTTAATGACTT ctaCCTTGTCATGCCATTTATGGGAACAGACTTGAGTAAGATAATGAAGCATGAGAAACTAACTGAAGACCGAATCCAGTTCCTGGTATATCAGATGTTGAAAGGCTTAAAG TATATTCACTCATCAGGCATAATTCACAGG GATCTAAAGCCTGGAAACTTGGCAGTAAACGAAGACTGTGAATTGAAG ATTCTGGATTTTGGATTGGCGAGGCATACAGACAGTGAGATGACCGGTTACGTGGTTACAAGGTGGTACAGAGCCCCAGAAGTCATACTTAACTGGATGCATTATACGCAAACAG TTGACATCTGGTCTGTGGGCTGTATAATGGCTGAGATGATAACAGGGAGGCCTCTGTTCAAAGGAAATGATC ATCTGGACCAGctcacagaaataatgaaaataacgGGTACACCAACTCAAGATTTTGTTCAAAAACTGCAGAGTCAAGAT GCAAAAAATTATATCAGAAGCCTCCCAAAAGTccagaaaaaagattttgcatCCATCTTGAAGTATGCGAATCCTTTGG CTGTAAACCTTTTGGAGAAGATGCTGGTGCTGGATGCAGAGAAGCGAGTCACAGCAGCTGAGGCTTTGATGCATCCTTACTTTGAACCAATTCACGATCCTGAGGAAGAAATTGAAGCTGAGAAATATGACGACACATTTGATAACATGGATCTTCCGCTGGATGAGTGGAAGC GCATTACGTATAAAGAGATACTGAACTTCAAGCCACCACAGACATCGGAGTCAAAGGAGACAGCAGTGTAA